The following are encoded together in the Thermothelomyces thermophilus ATCC 42464 chromosome 3, complete sequence genome:
- a CDS encoding methyltransferase-like protein, translating into KAGDWDRFAETYKQITESTNIKPVGAILDRLNALWPFKDATGFLDNGCGPGTIMARLIDVYGTSLPPSCSLLCTDYSPAMIKQVEAAREKQEPASLWARVDARVLDALDLRGIGDNSLSHVAAGLLYNLTTDPHKCLTECRRVLQPNGVLAASAWEGNEWLEMMQVLPIIKPELKSAVKAKWTSVSAMKADLAAAGFRDVEVESVPVQVPFESHDLFVDTLLTYQPRMTALLRDFTEQEKATLRKLLIEEMKVYCPTEPGALNGVVLVATGCK; encoded by the exons AAGGCCGGCGACTGGGATAGGTTCGCAGAAACGTACAAGCAAATCACGGAGAGCACCAACATCAAGCCCGTCGGTGCCATCCTTGACCGCCTCAATGCTCTGTGGCCGTTCAAGGATGCGACCGGGTTCCTGGACAACGGCTGCGGGCCGGGAACCATCATGGCCAGGCTGATCGACGTGTACGGTACCAGCCTTCCCCCCTCGTGCTCCCTGCTATGCACCGACTACTCCCCCGCCATGATCAAGCAGGTGGAAGCGGCCCGGGAGAAGCAGGAGCCGGCTTCCCTCTGGGCCAGGGTCGATGCCCGGGTTCTAGATGCACTCGACCTGAGGGGCATCGGCGACAACTCGCTCAGTCATGTTGCCGCTGGACTG CTCTACAACTTGACTACGGACCCCCACAAGTGCCTGACCGAGTGCAGACGGGTGCTCCAACCGAACGGGGTCTTGGCCGCGTCGGCATGGGAGGGGAACGAGTGGCTCGAGATGATGCAGGTCCTCCCGATCATCAAACCGGAGCTCAAGAGCGCCGTGAAGGCGAAGTGGACCAGCGTCTCGGCTATGAAGGCCGACTTGGCGGCCGCGGGCTTCCGCGACGTGGAGGTCGAGTCGGTCCCGGTCCAGGTCCCCTTTGAGTCGCACGACTTGTTCGTCGACACCCTGCTGACCTACCAACCGCGCATGACGGCTTTGCTGAGGGACTTTACCGAGCAGGAAAAGGCCACCTTGAGGAAGCTCCTCATCGAAGAGATGAAAGTCTACTGTCCAACCGAGCCGGGGGCGTTGAACGGGGTGGTGCTCGTGGCAACGGGTTGTAAATAG
- a CDS encoding 2OG-Fe(II) oxygenase-like protein: MPVPLLDASQVRAGPEARKSFLRDLIQSFQDYGFVRLTNHGIPPARVKEMFELAGELFSLDTETKLGFANIADGSPQRGYSAIGVEKTASLHGKLIGRNVDERLTDAREHFDCGSPLDEEYRNRWPQSESLGYFRKEMEAFYFEMEQVTAELLSWLEEGLGVPRGTFNNLVTHEKNASELRLNHYPPVPASQLLSGQVSRIWPHFDLGVITLLFTSGVGGLEVEDRKAPGPQTFIPVEAETQDELIVNISETLQRWTDDKLPAGLHRVSTPKELEERIKTDSSVEIPRRYSIAYLCKADRHASVGTLPAFQTEEKPHYQEMTAAEYHRQRLLTAY, translated from the exons ATGCCTGTCCCGCTCCTTGACGCATCCCAAGTTCGGGCTGGCCCTGAGGCGCGAAAGAGCTTCCTCAGGGACCTGATCCAGAGTTTCCAGGACTATGGATTCGTCCGGCTCACGAACCATGGCATTCCTCCGGCGAGGGTGAAGGAAATGTTTGAGCTG GCGGGTGAACTGTTCAGTCTCGACACCGAAACTAAACTCGGATTCGCCAACATTGCCGATGGCAGCCCCCAGCGCGGGTATAGCGCTATTGGCGTTGAGAAGACCGCTTCCTTGCACGGAAAGCTGATCGGCCGTAACGTGGATGAGAGGCTGACAGATGCTAGA GAGCACTTTGACTGCGGCTCCCCGCTTGATGAGGAGTACAGGAACCGGTGGCCCCAGTCCGAATCTCTTGGCTATTTCCGGAAGGAAATGGAAGCGTTCTACTTCGAGATGGAACAGGTAACTGCCGAGCTGCTCAGTTGGCTGGAAGAGGGACTGGGCGTGCCCCGGGGCACGTTCAACAATCTCGTCACGCACGAGAAGAACGCCAGCGAGCTCCGTCTGAACCACTACCCCCCCGTCCCGGCCTCGCAGCTCCTCAGCGGCCAGGTCTCGCGCATCTGGCCTCACTTCGACCTGGGCGTCATCACCCTGCTCTTCACCTCCGGGGTGGGCGGGCTCGAAGTGGAGGACAGGAAGGCGCCCGGACCGCAGACCTTCATCCCGGTCGAGGCCGAGACGCAGGACGAGCTCATCGTGAACATCAGCGAGACCCTCCAGCGCTGGACCGACGACAAGCTCCCGGCGGGCCTGCACCGCGTCTCGACTCCGAAGGAGCTCGAGGAGAGGATCAAGACCGACAGCAGCGTCGAGATCCCGCGGCGCTACAGCATCGCGTATCTGTGCAAGGCTGACCGCCACGCCTCCGTGGGCACCCTCCCGGCCTTCCAGACCGAGGAGAAGCCTCACTACCAGGAGATGACGGCGGCCGAGTATCACCGTCAGCGGCTCTTGACGGCCTACTAA